From Segatella copri, the proteins below share one genomic window:
- a CDS encoding alpha-amylase family glycosyl hydrolase produces MKKTINYGLLMLVMLFTMASNIFADNKYGLKDNIQDGVILHCFDWTLADIQEEIPNIAKAGFTAVQTSPVHERAGKGSVWYDVYRPYDFKIGNGLGTEADLKALCAKAHEYGVKVIVDVVANHTDHPNVAERLKDVSLYHERFGVGNWHDRHQVTFGMIGMWDLDTNNPTVQAIIKQYIQDLKACGVDGIRWDAIKHIGLPSEGDSFMQNVVDQEMYNYGEILDSTGGNDNVLFPEYQTYMSITDNGYGNGFANSFAGGSINESVGNFNQRKAKTEKLVYWGESHDTYANDGGESKNKSQNVIDRAYAVVAGNNGATALYFSRPAQKAKNDIKFGDKGSVHFKDAEVAQVNHMHNVCAGEPNYYVKGNGVCAQVRKSGAIIVLGSGSDRDVTVANGAGDGKWLKSGTYKDMVGGGAFTVNASTISGHVGESGIAVIYNAGPIVLTPEVVFNPADGTAFSDESLTVTATPLNAVSAWIQVNDGAKQDFTAAKQFTVGADVAYGKNVTITWGATDKEGKTETGSVTYKKVKAYVPALGKADEISCFLETSNTAAAVYVWNNKVSPVIKYAGDWNDAINKKLPLVGKSVSGKNVFKWTYDGTETSAPTQIIFLDGNGNKITADVEFVNHGYYVDGAYSTTVTKVHEDEIVDPEYVYFDNASNWENVYCYFYNGTTSSAAWPGVKMTYDASASHNGKTGWYKVQIPTAYLKAKFFINDGTAGTPINGENASTEQVVK; encoded by the coding sequence ATGAAAAAGACAATCAATTATGGTCTTCTGATGTTGGTGATGCTGTTCACCATGGCATCCAACATCTTTGCAGACAACAAATATGGTCTTAAAGACAATATTCAGGATGGTGTCATCCTTCATTGCTTCGACTGGACGTTGGCAGATATCCAGGAAGAAATTCCTAATATCGCCAAGGCAGGCTTTACTGCCGTTCAGACTTCTCCTGTTCACGAAAGAGCAGGTAAAGGATCCGTCTGGTATGATGTTTATCGTCCATACGACTTTAAAATAGGTAATGGTCTTGGTACTGAAGCTGATCTGAAGGCTCTCTGTGCTAAGGCTCATGAGTATGGTGTCAAGGTGATTGTGGATGTTGTTGCCAACCATACCGACCATCCTAACGTGGCTGAACGCTTGAAGGACGTGAGTCTTTATCATGAACGATTTGGTGTGGGTAACTGGCACGACCGTCATCAGGTGACATTTGGCATGATTGGTATGTGGGACCTCGATACCAACAATCCTACTGTGCAAGCCATCATCAAACAATACATCCAGGATTTGAAGGCCTGTGGCGTGGATGGTATCCGTTGGGATGCTATCAAGCACATCGGTTTGCCTTCTGAGGGTGACTCTTTTATGCAGAACGTGGTAGACCAGGAGATGTACAACTATGGTGAGATCCTTGACAGTACTGGTGGTAATGATAATGTCCTTTTCCCAGAGTATCAAACCTACATGAGCATTACCGATAATGGTTATGGTAACGGCTTTGCCAATTCTTTTGCTGGTGGTTCTATCAACGAGTCTGTTGGCAATTTCAATCAGAGAAAAGCAAAGACAGAAAAGTTGGTTTATTGGGGTGAAAGCCATGATACTTATGCCAACGATGGTGGTGAGTCAAAGAATAAAAGCCAGAATGTTATCGACCGTGCTTATGCAGTTGTAGCTGGTAATAATGGTGCTACAGCTCTTTATTTCTCCCGTCCTGCTCAGAAGGCAAAGAATGATATCAAATTTGGTGATAAGGGAAGTGTTCACTTCAAAGATGCTGAAGTAGCTCAGGTAAACCACATGCACAACGTTTGTGCTGGCGAGCCAAACTATTATGTAAAAGGTAATGGCGTTTGTGCTCAGGTTCGTAAGAGTGGCGCTATTATCGTATTGGGAAGTGGTTCTGATCGTGACGTGACTGTAGCCAATGGTGCTGGCGACGGCAAGTGGCTCAAGTCTGGTACTTATAAGGATATGGTAGGCGGTGGTGCTTTCACCGTCAATGCTTCTACAATCTCTGGTCATGTTGGCGAGTCAGGTATTGCTGTCATCTATAATGCTGGTCCTATCGTGCTGACTCCTGAGGTTGTTTTCAATCCAGCTGATGGCACAGCCTTCTCTGATGAGTCTCTCACTGTGACTGCTACTCCTTTGAATGCTGTTTCTGCCTGGATTCAGGTGAATGATGGTGCTAAGCAGGATTTTACTGCTGCCAAGCAGTTTACTGTAGGTGCTGATGTTGCCTATGGTAAGAATGTCACTATCACTTGGGGTGCAACTGACAAGGAAGGCAAGACAGAAACAGGTTCGGTAACTTACAAGAAAGTGAAGGCTTACGTTCCAGCCTTGGGCAAGGCTGACGAAATCTCCTGTTTCTTGGAGACATCCAATACGGCAGCAGCCGTATATGTATGGAATAACAAGGTTAGTCCTGTAATTAAGTATGCTGGTGATTGGAATGATGCTATCAATAAAAAGTTGCCTCTTGTAGGTAAGAGTGTTTCTGGAAAGAATGTCTTCAAGTGGACTTATGATGGCACCGAGACAAGTGCTCCTACTCAAATCATTTTCTTGGATGGTAATGGAAATAAGATAACTGCTGACGTGGAGTTTGTCAACCACGGCTACTATGTTGACGGAGCATACAGCACTACTGTTACCAAGGTACATGAAGATGAGATCGTTGATCCGGAGTATGTTTACTTCGATAATGCTTCCAACTGGGAGAATGTTTATTGCTACTTCTATAATGGCACAACCTCTTCTGCTGCATGGCCAGGAGTCAAGATGACTTACGATGCATCTGCTTCTCATAATGGTAAGACTGGTTGGTATAAGGTTCAGATTCCTACGGCATATCTCAAGGCTAAGTTCTTTATCAACGATGGTACTGCCGGTACTCCTATTAATGGCGAGAATGCCTCTACTGAACAGGTAGTGAAGTAA
- a CDS encoding M20 family metallo-hydrolase — protein MMTQEEYVSDAVDLLKKLISTPSVSRNEKEAADIMEQTIRKYGFEPHREANNIWIIDPHYDESRPTLLLNAHIDTVKPVASWTRNPFSPDVEEGVLYGLGSNDCGGGLCSLLQLFRMLTAKPQQYNLIYLASAEEEVSGKDGITRALPLLPHIDLAIVGEPTGMNPAVAEKGLMVLDVIAHGKSGHAARNEGVNAIYEALDDMRWIRNYKFEKVSEFLGPTKMTLTVVNAGTQHNVIPDKCTMLVDIRTNEFYDNEEVYKFICQHLKSEVKAHSFRLKSSRIDPAHPLIRKCVAMGMKPFGSPTLSDQALMHFPSFKLGPGESSRSHSADEFIKISEIADAIAKYKELLDGAAI, from the coding sequence ATGATGACACAAGAAGAATATGTAAGCGATGCCGTGGATTTGCTGAAAAAGCTCATCTCCACCCCATCTGTAAGCAGAAACGAGAAGGAGGCTGCCGACATCATGGAGCAGACCATCCGCAAATATGGTTTCGAACCTCATCGTGAGGCGAACAACATCTGGATTATCGACCCTCATTACGATGAGAGCCGACCTACCCTGCTGCTCAACGCTCACATCGATACCGTGAAGCCTGTGGCTTCATGGACACGCAACCCGTTTTCACCGGATGTTGAAGAGGGTGTACTTTACGGTTTGGGCAGCAACGATTGCGGCGGCGGACTCTGTTCGCTCCTCCAGCTATTCAGAATGCTGACCGCAAAGCCTCAGCAGTATAATCTTATCTATCTGGCATCCGCCGAAGAAGAGGTGTCGGGAAAGGATGGCATTACCCGTGCCCTGCCTTTGCTTCCGCATATCGACCTTGCCATCGTAGGTGAACCTACCGGCATGAACCCGGCTGTTGCCGAAAAGGGACTGATGGTGCTGGATGTGATTGCTCACGGAAAGAGCGGTCATGCAGCCCGCAACGAGGGAGTAAACGCTATCTACGAGGCATTGGATGATATGCGATGGATTCGTAACTATAAGTTTGAGAAGGTAAGCGAGTTCCTGGGCCCTACCAAGATGACGCTTACCGTAGTGAATGCCGGAACCCAGCACAATGTGATTCCGGATAAGTGTACGATGCTTGTGGATATCCGCACCAACGAGTTCTACGACAACGAGGAGGTTTACAAGTTTATCTGCCAGCACCTGAAGAGCGAAGTAAAGGCTCACAGTTTCCGTCTGAAGTCATCCCGCATCGACCCGGCGCATCCTCTTATCAGGAAATGTGTAGCCATGGGCATGAAGCCATTCGGCAGTCCTACCCTCAGCGACCAGGCTCTGATGCACTTCCCTTCCTTCAAGTTGGGACCAGGAGAGTCTTCCCGCTCCCATTCAGCCGATGAATTTATCAAAATAAGCGAAATAGCTGATGCTATCGCCAAATACAAAGAACTCTTAGATGGCGCTGCCATCTAA
- a CDS encoding AMP-dependent synthetase/ligase has translation MQINSHLSVLVHDLAKKWGEKTALTFRKFGSDQWQSVSFNLFSLRVKQVSNALLNLGAKPLDKIAVFSQNCVHYLYTDFGAYGIRVTSVPFYANSSEQQIQYMINDAQIRFLFVGEQEQYDKAHRIFALCPSLERIIIFDSSVRISTHDPAALYFKDFLKLGENLPRQTEVEELYKQASMDDLVNILYTSGTTGDSKGVMLTYGQYYAALKANDECVPVTDKDRVIDFLPFTHIFERAWSYLCLSEGAELIINTYPHEIQESMREMHPTCMCSVPRFWEKVYIAVKAKMDDAGPIQKKLFYHALAVGKKRNIEYLANCKRPPLTLELEYQIINKTVLSMVRKQLGLEKPNIFPTAGAYVSPEVEEFVHAIGINMVVGYGLTESLATVSCDHSDKKRSLGSVGRPISCIQVKIGEDNEVLLKGPTITPGYYHRDTTNAKAFDKDGFFHTGDAGYMKDGELYLTERIKDLFKTSNGKYIAPQQVESLLLVDKFIDQVAVIADQRKFVSALVVPEFRLVEDWAREHHIAFNCREDLCANEKVQKMLMDRIQILQQHLAYYEQIKRITLLAHHFSMESGELTNTLKIRRPIINKNYKAEIDKMYEE, from the coding sequence ATGCAGATTAATAGTCATCTTTCGGTACTGGTACATGATCTCGCCAAGAAATGGGGAGAGAAAACTGCTTTAACTTTCAGAAAGTTTGGCAGCGACCAGTGGCAATCGGTTTCATTCAACCTCTTTTCCTTAAGAGTGAAACAAGTGAGCAATGCCCTCCTGAATCTTGGGGCTAAACCTCTTGACAAAATCGCTGTCTTCTCGCAGAACTGTGTGCATTATCTGTACACCGACTTCGGTGCGTACGGTATCAGAGTTACCTCTGTGCCTTTCTATGCCAACAGCAGCGAGCAGCAGATTCAATATATGATTAATGATGCGCAGATTCGCTTCCTCTTTGTTGGCGAACAGGAGCAGTATGACAAGGCTCACCGTATCTTTGCCCTCTGTCCATCTCTGGAACGTATCATCATCTTCGATTCCAGCGTGCGCATCAGTACACACGATCCTGCAGCCCTCTATTTCAAGGACTTCCTGAAGCTGGGTGAGAATCTTCCTCGTCAGACGGAGGTAGAGGAACTCTACAAGCAGGCAAGTATGGATGACTTGGTTAATATCCTCTATACCAGTGGAACAACTGGAGATAGCAAGGGCGTGATGTTGACCTATGGTCAGTATTATGCTGCTTTGAAGGCAAACGACGAGTGTGTGCCTGTTACAGACAAGGACCGCGTCATCGATTTCCTTCCATTCACCCATATCTTTGAACGTGCCTGGTCTTACCTCTGCTTGAGCGAAGGTGCCGAACTCATCATCAATACTTATCCTCATGAAATTCAGGAGAGTATGAGAGAGATGCATCCTACCTGTATGTGTAGTGTGCCACGTTTCTGGGAGAAGGTTTATATCGCCGTAAAGGCAAAGATGGATGATGCCGGTCCTATCCAGAAGAAACTCTTCTACCATGCCTTGGCAGTAGGAAAGAAGCGGAATATAGAATATCTGGCAAACTGCAAGCGCCCTCCTCTGACCTTGGAGTTGGAATATCAGATTATCAACAAGACCGTTTTGAGCATGGTTCGCAAGCAGTTGGGCTTGGAAAAACCGAATATCTTCCCTACAGCGGGTGCTTATGTAAGTCCGGAAGTAGAGGAGTTTGTACATGCCATCGGTATCAATATGGTGGTGGGTTACGGTCTGACCGAGAGTCTTGCCACCGTATCTTGCGATCATTCTGACAAGAAACGCAGTCTGGGTTCGGTGGGTCGCCCTATCTCCTGCATTCAGGTAAAGATAGGTGAGGATAATGAGGTGCTCCTCAAAGGTCCTACCATCACTCCGGGATATTATCATCGTGATACCACCAATGCGAAGGCATTCGACAAGGATGGATTCTTCCATACCGGTGATGCCGGCTATATGAAGGATGGCGAGCTTTATCTCACCGAGCGTATCAAGGACCTGTTCAAGACATCGAATGGTAAATATATCGCTCCGCAGCAGGTAGAATCGTTGCTCCTGGTAGATAAGTTTATCGATCAGGTGGCTGTGATTGCCGACCAGCGCAAGTTCGTATCAGCCCTCGTCGTTCCAGAGTTCCGTCTCGTGGAGGACTGGGCACGTGAGCATCATATCGCCTTCAACTGCCGTGAAGATTTGTGTGCTAACGAGAAGGTGCAGAAGATGCTGATGGACCGTATCCAGATTCTCCAGCAGCATCTGGCTTATTATGAGCAGATTAAGCGCATTACCCTCCTGGCTCACCACTTCTCTATGGAGTCGGGTGAGTTGACCAATACCTTGAAGATTCGCCGCCCTATCATCAACAAGAACTACAAGGCGGAGATTGACAAGATGTATGAGGAGTAA
- the prfB gene encoding peptide chain release factor 2 yields MITADQLKDVMDRADALHRYLNIDQKKVEFEEEQLRTQAPDFWEDPKYAQEQMKKVKGIQKWLDGYKTVRLYADELQLAFDFYKDEMVTEEEVDADYAKAIKAIEDLELKNMLRQKEDPMDCVLKINSGAGGTESQDWAQMLMRMYMRWAEAHGYKVTITDMQEGDEAGIKSVTMTIEGGEYAYGYLKSENGVHRLVRVSPFNAQGKRMTSFASVFVTPLVDDTIEVYVDPAKLSWDTFRSSGAGGQNVNKVESGVRLRYWYTDPDTGEEEEILIENTETRDQPKNRAKALLLLKSQLYDRAMKKRLEAKAKIEAGKKKIEWGSQIRSYVFDDRRVKDHRTNYQTSDVDGVMDGKIDDFIKAYLMEFPTNDDEQQ; encoded by the coding sequence ATGATTACAGCTGACCAATTGAAGGATGTGATGGACAGAGCTGACGCTCTGCATCGCTATCTCAATATAGACCAGAAGAAAGTAGAATTCGAAGAGGAGCAGCTCCGCACTCAGGCTCCTGACTTCTGGGAAGACCCGAAGTATGCACAGGAGCAGATGAAGAAGGTGAAGGGCATCCAGAAATGGCTCGACGGTTATAAGACCGTACGTCTTTATGCCGATGAACTGCAGCTTGCCTTCGATTTCTATAAAGATGAAATGGTGACCGAGGAAGAGGTGGATGCCGATTATGCCAAGGCCATCAAAGCCATCGAAGACCTGGAGTTGAAGAACATGCTTCGCCAGAAGGAAGACCCGATGGACTGCGTGCTCAAGATTAATTCCGGTGCCGGTGGTACGGAAAGCCAGGACTGGGCACAGATGCTGATGCGTATGTATATGCGCTGGGCTGAGGCGCATGGCTACAAGGTAACCATCACCGATATGCAGGAAGGTGATGAGGCTGGTATCAAGAGCGTCACCATGACCATTGAGGGCGGTGAGTACGCTTATGGCTATCTGAAGAGCGAGAATGGTGTGCACCGACTGGTGCGTGTTTCTCCTTTCAATGCCCAGGGCAAGCGAATGACCAGTTTCGCCAGTGTCTTCGTAACTCCGCTGGTAGATGATACCATCGAGGTATATGTTGACCCAGCCAAGCTCTCCTGGGATACCTTCCGTTCGAGTGGTGCCGGTGGTCAGAATGTGAATAAGGTGGAGTCGGGTGTCCGTCTGCGTTATTGGTATACCGACCCTGATACCGGTGAGGAAGAAGAAATCCTCATCGAGAACACCGAGACCCGTGACCAGCCAAAGAACCGTGCCAAGGCATTGTTGCTCTTGAAGAGCCAACTCTACGACCGCGCCATGAAGAAGCGTCTGGAGGCTAAGGCTAAGATAGAGGCAGGTAAGAAGAAGATAGAGTGGGGAAGCCAGATTAGAAGTTATGTCTTCGACGACCGTCGTGTGAAAGACCACCGTACCAACTATCAGACATCGGATGTAGATGGCGTGATGGACGGCAAGATAGATGATTTCATCAAGGCATACCTGATGGAGTTCCCTACGAATGATGACGAACAACAATAA
- a CDS encoding CYTH domain-containing protein, whose amino-acid sequence MSGLEIERKFLVKKGDAYKSAAFSSSHIQQGYIPAEGATVRVRTRDEKAYLTIKGKSVNGGMTRYEFEKEITMDEAQHLLQFCQGGVIDKRRYLVKSGSHTFEVDEFYGDNEGLVMAEVELASETEAYEKPDFIGMEVTGDKRFYNSHLLGNPFSKWRDTLPAEYR is encoded by the coding sequence ATGAGTGGATTAGAGATAGAAAGAAAATTCCTCGTTAAGAAGGGCGACGCTTATAAAAGCGCCGCCTTTTCTTCTAGTCATATCCAGCAGGGATATATTCCTGCCGAGGGGGCTACGGTGCGGGTTCGCACACGGGATGAGAAGGCTTACCTTACCATTAAGGGCAAGTCGGTAAATGGCGGCATGACCCGCTATGAGTTTGAAAAGGAGATAACGATGGACGAGGCGCAGCATCTTCTGCAATTTTGTCAGGGTGGCGTCATCGATAAGCGTCGCTATCTGGTGAAAAGTGGCAGTCATACCTTCGAGGTAGATGAGTTCTATGGCGATAATGAAGGTCTGGTTATGGCAGAGGTGGAGTTGGCTAGCGAGACCGAAGCCTATGAGAAACCTGATTTCATCGGCATGGAGGTAACAGGCGACAAGAGATTCTACAATTCGCATCTCTTGGGCAATCCTTTCTCGAAGTGGCGTGATACCTTGCCGGCTGAATATCGCTAG
- a CDS encoding sodium-dependent transporter — MTDSNRGSFGSKIGLILATAGGAVGLGNVWRFPYMAGQEGGAAFILVYIGSVLLLGIPCMISEFIIGRHGASNTARAYTKLSNGTAWKWVGYLEVLTGFLITGYYAVVSGWCLQYVYASIMGELHGDPTFVANYFKEFSSDPVRPVMWTVAIFLICHFVIIHGVRGGIEKASKVMMPLLFILLLIIVVAACLLPDAGKGVEFLLKPDFGKVDRNVFLNALGQSFYSMSIGMGCICTYASYFSRQTNLFKSALQISIIDLLVAVLAGLMIFPAAFSVGVSPDSGPSLIFITLPNVFNQAFASLPVLGWIISLLFYVLLSVAALTSLMSLHEVNTSFFYEELKIDRKKGATIVTVSCAIIGAFCSLSLGATDKLSFFGKALFDWFDFVTGQIFLPLGGFLTCLFLGWYVPKQIVQDEFTNWGTLKGRLFGIYLFLIKFVCPVLIFLVFLNQFGVFG; from the coding sequence ATGACAGATTCAAATAGAGGAAGTTTTGGTAGCAAGATTGGATTGATTCTTGCTACAGCAGGTGGCGCCGTAGGTTTGGGTAACGTATGGCGCTTCCCTTATATGGCTGGTCAGGAAGGTGGCGCAGCCTTTATTCTGGTATACATCGGAAGTGTGCTCCTGTTGGGCATTCCATGTATGATTTCTGAGTTTATCATCGGCCGTCATGGTGCCTCAAATACCGCACGTGCCTATACCAAACTCTCTAATGGTACGGCTTGGAAGTGGGTAGGCTATCTTGAGGTGCTTACCGGTTTCCTGATTACGGGCTATTATGCGGTGGTTTCGGGCTGGTGTCTGCAGTATGTCTATGCCAGCATCATGGGCGAACTGCATGGTGACCCTACCTTTGTGGCGAATTACTTCAAGGAGTTTTCTTCTGATCCTGTGCGTCCGGTTATGTGGACGGTAGCGATATTCCTGATTTGTCATTTCGTGATTATTCATGGTGTGCGCGGCGGTATAGAGAAGGCTTCTAAGGTGATGATGCCTCTCCTGTTCATCCTGCTTTTGATCATTGTGGTAGCAGCTTGTCTGTTGCCGGATGCAGGTAAGGGCGTGGAGTTCCTGTTGAAGCCTGATTTCGGAAAGGTAGACAGAAACGTGTTCCTGAATGCCTTGGGTCAGTCGTTCTATTCTATGAGTATCGGTATGGGCTGTATCTGTACCTATGCCTCTTACTTCAGCCGTCAGACCAATCTCTTCAAGAGTGCTTTGCAGATTTCCATCATCGATTTGCTGGTAGCAGTATTGGCTGGTCTGATGATTTTCCCTGCAGCCTTCTCTGTAGGAGTATCACCGGATAGTGGTCCTTCGCTCATCTTTATCACTTTGCCGAATGTCTTTAATCAGGCGTTTGCATCGTTACCTGTATTGGGATGGATCATCTCGCTGCTTTTCTACGTATTGCTGTCGGTAGCTGCCTTGACCTCGCTGATGTCACTTCATGAGGTGAATACCTCTTTCTTCTACGAGGAGCTGAAGATAGACCGCAAGAAGGGTGCTACCATCGTTACGGTTTCCTGTGCCATCATCGGAGCCTTCTGTTCGCTCTCTTTGGGTGCAACAGATAAGCTTTCGTTCTTCGGAAAGGCGCTGTTCGATTGGTTCGACTTCGTTACGGGTCAGATATTCCTTCCTCTGGGAGGATTCCTTACCTGCCTGTTCCTGGGCTGGTATGTACCTAAGCAGATCGTACAGGATGAGTTTACTAACTGGGGAACCTTGAAGGGCCGTCTCTTCGGTATTTATCTTTTCCTGATTAAGTTCGTTTGTCCTGTCCTCATCTTCCTGGTATTCCTGAACCAGTTTGGTGTCTTCGGATAA
- a CDS encoding sodium-dependent transporter, protein METRGNFGSKLGVILATAGSAVGLGNVWRFPYMAGQNGGAAFILIYLVCIILLGLPGMMSEFIIGRHSASNAARAYTNLGKHKAWGALGLMGIITSMIILGFYAVVAGWCLQYLYASIMGGVHGDAAYVKTYFQTFSADPIRPTLWAVGFILLTHMVVVRGVRNGIEKASKILMPMLFFLLIVIVIASCSLPGAMKGVEFLLKPDFSKVDENVLLEALGQAFFSLSMGTACLCTYASYFNRQTNLLKSATQIVTIDTVIAVLAGLMIFPAAFSVGVQPDSGPSLIFITLPNVFQQAFGNMPVVGYVISVLFYALLVLAALTSTISMHEIGTAFIYEEGKISRAKGAWFETIVCSIIAVFCSLSQGAVPDLGFFGKDFLSNCDNFTAQLLMPLSSFITCLFLGWYVPKKIVRDEFTNWGILKGTLFPVFLFTIRFICPICIFLIFLHQFGVI, encoded by the coding sequence ATGGAAACAAGAGGAAATTTTGGTAGTAAGTTGGGCGTTATTCTTGCCACAGCCGGCTCGGCAGTCGGTTTGGGTAATGTGTGGCGTTTCCCTTATATGGCAGGTCAGAATGGTGGCGCCGCCTTCATTCTCATCTATTTGGTATGTATCATCCTACTCGGATTGCCTGGCATGATGAGCGAATTCATCATCGGTCGTCATTCCGCTTCTAATGCAGCCCGTGCTTATACCAATCTGGGTAAGCATAAGGCTTGGGGTGCTTTGGGCTTGATGGGTATCATCACTTCTATGATTATCCTGGGTTTCTATGCCGTAGTGGCTGGCTGGTGCCTGCAGTATCTCTATGCCAGTATCATGGGCGGTGTTCATGGCGACGCAGCGTATGTGAAGACCTATTTCCAGACCTTTTCAGCCGATCCTATCCGTCCTACCTTATGGGCTGTAGGCTTTATCCTGCTTACCCACATGGTGGTAGTACGCGGTGTGCGCAATGGTATAGAGAAAGCATCCAAGATTCTGATGCCTATGCTCTTCTTCCTGTTGATTGTGATTGTGATAGCTTCCTGCTCTCTGCCTGGAGCGATGAAGGGAGTGGAGTTCCTGCTGAAGCCGGATTTCTCTAAGGTAGATGAAAACGTGTTGCTCGAAGCGCTGGGACAGGCGTTCTTCTCTTTGAGTATGGGTACGGCATGTCTGTGTACTTATGCCTCTTACTTTAACAGACAGACCAATCTCTTGAAGTCGGCTACTCAGATTGTGACCATTGATACGGTAATCGCCGTATTGGCAGGTTTGATGATCTTCCCTGCAGCCTTCTCGGTAGGTGTGCAGCCAGACAGCGGTCCTTCGCTCATCTTCATTACCTTGCCAAACGTATTTCAGCAGGCTTTCGGTAACATGCCGGTTGTCGGTTATGTGATTTCGGTGTTGTTCTATGCTTTGCTTGTATTGGCAGCCCTGACTTCTACCATCTCGATGCACGAGATAGGTACCGCCTTTATTTATGAGGAGGGTAAGATAAGCCGTGCCAAGGGAGCCTGGTTCGAGACCATCGTTTGCAGCATCATAGCTGTATTCTGTTCGCTCTCTCAGGGTGCCGTACCTGATTTGGGTTTCTTCGGCAAGGATTTCCTGAGCAATTGTGACAACTTTACTGCCCAGCTGCTCATGCCGTTGAGTTCATTCATCACCTGTCTGTTCCTGGGATGGTATGTGCCAAAGAAGATTGTGCGTGATGAGTTTACCAACTGGGGAATCCTGAAGGGAACTCTCTTCCCTGTTTTCCTGTTCACCATCCGTTTTATCTGTCCAATCTGTATTTTCCTTATCTTCCTGCACCAGTTTGGTGTCATTTAG
- a CDS encoding helix-hairpin-helix domain-containing protein, whose translation MIFIVGSKETMPSEKQQAHNDSIIRHATRQQPGYYDEGLQSSEVFAFDPNTASQSDFQRLGLESWQARNIIKYRNKGGIFRTPRDFARVYGLTKKQFEKLLPFIRIGKDYQPAANFYPRERYNYGYQETAIRTRDERKKDTTQYNYPRKLKEGQYININSADTTELQKIPGIGSYYARSIIRYRERLGGFVSMSQIQEVEGVPETALHYMNIDAKHIRKMNVNQLSLAELRKHPYLDFYQAKEIVNYRRTHGPLKSAEELRLLKDFPPAEIERIKPYLAY comes from the coding sequence ATGATTTTCATTGTAGGTTCTAAAGAAACTATGCCCTCAGAAAAGCAACAAGCCCATAACGATAGTATCATCAGGCATGCCACACGGCAACAGCCAGGCTATTATGACGAAGGACTTCAGTCGAGCGAAGTATTCGCCTTTGACCCCAATACGGCAAGCCAATCTGATTTCCAACGGCTGGGACTGGAATCATGGCAAGCCAGAAACATCATCAAATATCGAAATAAAGGAGGTATCTTCAGGACACCTAGAGACTTTGCACGGGTTTACGGACTAACCAAGAAGCAATTCGAAAAACTGCTACCCTTTATCAGAATTGGTAAAGACTACCAGCCGGCTGCCAACTTTTACCCAAGAGAAAGATACAACTACGGCTATCAAGAGACAGCTATAAGAACTAGAGATGAAAGGAAGAAAGATACTACCCAATACAATTATCCACGGAAACTGAAAGAAGGTCAGTATATCAACATCAATTCTGCTGATACGACCGAACTGCAGAAAATTCCCGGCATAGGCTCTTACTATGCCAGAAGCATCATCCGTTACAGAGAGCGGTTAGGCGGTTTCGTTTCCATGAGCCAGATACAAGAAGTGGAAGGCGTGCCCGAGACAGCCCTCCACTATATGAATATTGATGCAAAACATATCCGGAAAATGAATGTCAACCAGCTCAGTTTAGCCGAACTGCGCAAACATCCTTACCTGGACTTTTACCAGGCAAAGGAAATCGTAAACTACCGCAGAACCCATGGTCCGCTGAAAAGTGCTGAAGAGCTGCGTCTCCTCAAAGACTTTCCACCTGCCGAAATAGAAAGAATCAAGCCGTATCTTGCCTACTAG
- a CDS encoding subtilase, which translates to MKKAYLLFLAGMLSTAVFAGSKQTVKIDGQVIDKTVTEITFDGDNVVLQYSDNTSDQADMSLVTLSFTYQTTGISQVEGIKQALQGKVYNLQGQCVGKSPKGLSKGVYIINGKKVIIK; encoded by the coding sequence ATGAAAAAAGCTTATTTGTTATTCTTGGCTGGAATGTTGTCTACGGCAGTATTTGCCGGCAGCAAACAGACGGTTAAGATTGATGGTCAAGTCATAGACAAGACTGTCACAGAGATTACCTTCGATGGCGACAATGTCGTTCTTCAGTATTCAGATAATACATCTGATCAGGCAGATATGTCGCTCGTAACCCTTTCTTTCACTTATCAAACTACCGGCATCAGTCAGGTAGAAGGCATTAAGCAGGCATTGCAAGGTAAGGTTTATAACCTTCAGGGCCAGTGTGTAGGTAAATCCCCTAAGGGTTTATCTAAGGGTGTTTATATTATTAATGGTAAGAAAGTAATCATCAAATAA